One part of the bacterium genome encodes these proteins:
- a CDS encoding (2Fe-2S)-binding protein, with protein MSPIGVPPIREIPLRTIVNGKAYERMILPETLLLDFLRDELGLRGAKRSCDMEVCGACAVLVDGMAVSACTMLAADIESKKVETIEGLAENGKLHPLQQAFVDCFALQCGFCTSGLIMAALALLRETHNPDEETIRRQLNGNICRCTGYRRIIEAVRKAAVEMNGG; from the coding sequence ATGAGCCCCATCGGCGTTCCACCCATCAGGGAAATCCCCCTCCGGACGATTGTCAATGGAAAGGCCTATGAGAGGATGATTCTTCCCGAAACCCTCCTCTTGGATTTTCTTCGAGACGAGCTTGGACTCAGGGGAGCCAAGCGATCTTGCGACATGGAGGTGTGCGGAGCGTGCGCCGTCCTCGTGGATGGCATGGCGGTGAGCGCCTGCACCATGCTGGCGGCCGACATCGAGAGCAAGAAGGTGGAAACCATCGAGGGGCTGGCCGAGAACGGCAAGCTCCACCCCCTTCAGCAGGCCTTCGTGGATTGCTTTGCACTCCAGTGCGGGTTTTGCACCTCCGGTCTCATTATGGCCGCACTGGCCTTGCTTCGGGAAACGCACAATCCAGATGAAGAGACGATACGCCGGCAACTCAATGGAAATATATGCCGATGCACGGGATATCGGCGGATTATCGAAGCAGTCCGCAAGGCAGCTGTGGAGATGAATGGTGGATAA
- a CDS encoding xanthine dehydrogenase family protein subunit M: protein MQPFTLHRPDTLDEALQLLEKQGESARVFSGGTEILLLMKQGFASYEHLVDLKGVKSLAGLEIRRGDGALVIGSGVTHRQLENSPLVREEFSLLAEVEGKVANVRVRNTGTLAGNLAFAEPHSDPATLLIAWGAKIRIRGAKGSREVPAEEFWAGAFETAIGPGEVIESIEIPRLSDGWSGAYLKFGIHKRPSLGISAFLRRSESGRIEEARVAVGCIEPSARRLGEVEEALCGKSDSDLDGNLRDVGALAANGVDPISDLHGSVEYKRGLVAEFTARAVRRALNGVGEEQQ, encoded by the coding sequence ATGCAGCCATTTACGCTCCATCGCCCCGACACCCTGGATGAGGCGCTCCAACTCCTGGAGAAGCAGGGCGAGAGCGCACGGGTGTTTTCGGGTGGCACCGAGATCCTGCTCTTGATGAAGCAGGGTTTTGCCTCATATGAGCATTTGGTCGATCTCAAAGGTGTCAAATCCTTGGCTGGTCTGGAAATCCGCAGGGGGGACGGGGCTCTGGTGATCGGTTCCGGCGTCACCCACCGCCAGCTGGAAAATTCTCCTCTTGTCCGGGAGGAATTTTCACTGCTTGCAGAGGTGGAGGGCAAGGTGGCGAATGTGAGGGTGAGAAACACAGGTACGCTGGCGGGGAATCTGGCGTTTGCGGAGCCCCACTCGGATCCGGCCACCTTGTTGATCGCTTGGGGGGCGAAGATCCGAATCCGGGGTGCCAAAGGGAGTCGCGAAGTTCCAGCGGAGGAATTCTGGGCGGGAGCGTTTGAGACGGCCATCGGGCCCGGGGAGGTTATCGAATCAATCGAGATACCGCGACTTTCCGATGGATGGAGCGGTGCCTATTTGAAATTTGGAATACATAAACGGCCGAGCCTCGGCATTTCGGCTTTTCTCCGGCGGAGTGAGTCGGGCCGAATCGAAGAGGCCCGTGTGGCCGTCGGTTGCATCGAGCCCTCTGCCCGGCGGTTGGGAGAGGTGGAGGAGGCTCTCTGCGGCAAAAGCGATTCCGACCTCGATGGCAACCTCAGGGATGTCGGTGCTCTGGCGGCAAATGGCGTGGATCCGATCAGCGACCTCCACGGTTCGGTCGAGTACAAGCGAGGTCTGGTGGCGGAGTTTACAGCCCGAGCGGTGCGACGTGCCCTGAATGGAGTTGGAGAGGAACAACAATGA